From a region of the Mobula birostris isolate sMobBir1 unplaced genomic scaffold, sMobBir1.hap1 scaffold_3593, whole genome shotgun sequence genome:
- the LOC140193044 gene encoding uncharacterized protein has translation MAHQRVHTREQPFTCSDCGKGFACSSKLKVHQRVHTGERPFTCSDCGKGFISSSQLKEHQRVHTGDRPFTCSVCGKGFTLSSRLLRHQSVHTREWLLTCSVCGKGFTLPSSLQRHQSVHTGEWPFTCSDCGKRFTWSSQLKVHQQVHTGERPFTCSDCGKGFTDTFKLKAHQGVHTGERPFTCSDCGKGFKRSAHLLRHQSVHTGERPLTCSDCGKGFTESSQLKVHQRVHTGERPFTCSDCGKGFTLSSTLQRHQRVHTGERPFICLDCGKQFTWSSQLKVHQRVHTGEGPFTCSVCGKEFTRSSALLRHQSVHTGERPFTCSDCGKGFTQSSQLKVHQRVHTGERPFTCSDCGKGFTSSSQLQRHQRVHTV, from the coding sequence atggctcaccagcgagttcacaccagggagcaaccattcacctgctcggactgtgggaagggattcgcttgTTCATCTaagctgaaggtacatcagcgagttcacactggggagaggccgttcacctgctcagactgtgggaagggattcatttcgtcatcccaactgaaggaacatcagagagttcacactggggacagaccattcacctgttcagtctgtgggaagggattcactttgtcatctcgcctactgagacaccagtcggTTCACACCAGAGAGTGGCTactcacctgctcagtctgtgggaagggattcactttgccATCCtctctacagagacaccagtcagttcacaccggagagtggccattcacctgctcagactgtgggaagcgatttacttggtcatctcaactgaaggtacatcagcaagttcacactggagagaggccgttcacctgctcagactgtgggaagggatttactgacACATTTAAACTGAAGGCACACCagggagttcacactggggagaggccgttcacctgctcagactgtgggaaaggattcaaacGGTCagctcacctactgagacaccagtcagttcacactggggagaggccactcacctgctcagattgtggaaagggattcactgagtcatctcaactgaaggtacatcagcgagttcacactggggagaggcccttcacctgctcagactgtgggaaggggttcactctGTCATCCACcctgcagagacaccagcgagttcacactggggagaggccgttcatctgcttggactgtgggaagcaaTTTACttggtcatcccaactgaaggtacatcagcgagttcacactggggagggtccattcacctgctcagtctgtgggaaggaattcactcggtcatctgctctactgagacaccagtcagttcacaccggggagaggccattcacctgctcagactgtgggaagggattcactcagtcatctcaattgaaggtacatcagcgagttcacacgggggagaggccattcacctgctcagactgtgggaagggattcacttcgtcatctcaactacagagacaccagcgtgttcacactgtgtag